The window GTCCTCTCAACCTCAGGCTTATCTGCAACAAGCCCAAGACCTGGTCATTCTTGAGAGCATTATACTCCAGACCCTGGGTAAGTTGGGAGTGAAGAATGGAGTCTCTGATTCCCCAAACTAGAGAGATGTGCTTTTAAGGTACTATTAACCAGCTCTGCTCTTGTCCACAGAAGTGTCTTGAAGGGGTTTGCAGCATTGAAAACAACTCTAGTCCCCCATGCTCATATGAGCTCTGTATTTCACTCATGTCTGTCCTATCTGTTGTTTTCATATCAACTTTACAATGCAGCCTTTTCTTTCACAATTACCTTCAATTTTCCGGTGACTCTAAGCCTTTTAATTTGGGCTAAAAGAACATGATGCAGGTTGTGATACGGTATACTGAATTGAATGGAGTGGCCCATAATATATTCAATTCCAGTTTTGATCAAATACAAAGGACTGACTAATCTCACAGTTCAGAAGGGATAATGTGTTGCCCCTGGTTTAATTTCGGAATACCGAAACTTTGGGCTCAATGAGTTGCGTAAAATGTTTTTTCCAATTGTTTGTTTTGCCAAGCCATTTATTCTCACTCATCCACATTTTTTATCCAGGGTTTTACCTGAAGACGTTAAACAGTGCATTCCTAATCACTTAGTTTCACTAATCGGTCTTCGTAAAATATAATGTTTCTTTCAGGGCTTTAACTTCGAAGTGAGCTGTGTCGGTAAAATCAGTACCTGTTGAGCAGAACTGTTTTGCCATGGCAACCTTAAATTCTGTGAACTAATCAGGCTAGAGGATAATATACTATACACTGGAGTTGTGTTGCTCATGGAACCtgttctgtctcccctctcccccttcattACAGCCTTTGAAATCACCATTGACCACCCACATACTCATGTTGTCAAGTGCACTCAGCTTGTCAGAGGTAAGCATCAAAAAGCACTCCTCACTATTTCCCCCGTTGCTTACTGATAGTCTCTGACAAATCCCGTAAATAGCCACGGTGTTGACGTGGCAGGTTTTAATTGTACtttttgtttccgttttttgttGTCCCAGCGAGTAAGGACTTGGCCCAGACGTCATACTTCATGGCCACCAACAGGTATATGCACTCTTCTGTGTCCATTTTAGCAGGACTATCCAATCTAAAGCAATGCTCATCTAAACCAAACCCCAGGAGAGTGTAATGTCCAGTCATCTGATGTGAGTGTCCTCTGAATACGGTTCtgtcttcccttccctcctcttccatgCAATGTCGGCGGCTCCCTGGAACCCCCCCTGCCGTGTAGTCTGCACTTGACCACGTTCTGCCTGCAGTACAGCCCACCCATCGTGGCCTGCGTGTGCATCCACCTGGCCTGCAAGTGGTCAAACTGGGAGATCCCCGTGTCCACAGACAGCAAGCACTGGTGGGAGTATGTGGACCCCACTGTCACCCTGGAGCTGTTGGACGGTACGCTTCAATATCACACCATTAATCACCCGGGTAGACTGTGGCCGGTGGTCTCATCTTATTTGTAGCTTTGGATTGGATGGAATGTAGTTTTTGGGGAGCCAGCGTGCAACGATAATGGATGGAAAGGGAATTCTAGAGTAATGTGGGCCATTTTATCCATTCATCTACCATGTAACATTTGAATGATTTCTTCTCTTCAACAGAACTCACACATGAGTTTCTGCAGATCTTGGAAAAGACGCCGAGCCGGTTAAAACGCATCCGCAACTGGAAGGTAAGTCTGTCTAACGCTGGACACGCACAGCTTTAAGAATTCTCATGTGTGTGGGCTCTTCCCCGTCCTGTCACTGCGTCTCACATCCCCGTCTGTCGTCCCAGGCGGCTGGGCAGACAGTGAAGGGGAAGTCCAAAGTCCAGGATGACGGAGACCAGACGGACGCCATGATGAGCATGATATCCATGGCCTCTTCGGAGAGCACGCTGGCGGGCCTGATGAGCCTCTCGGCCCCAGCCTCTTCGTCCTCCTCCATGGATGACACGGACCGCGGCACAGCGGGCAGCGCCCAGCACTGGCAGGCCGGCGGCAAAGCCGACCCCCAGCAAGCCAACCACGAACTGCACGCCCCCGCTAAAGTGTCCCTGAGCGAGTACCGGGCCAAGCACGCCGACGTCCTGGCCGCAcagaagaggaagctggagaACATGGAGGCGAGCGTCAAGAGAGACTATGCCACCGCTGCCCAGGCGCTGATTGGCcagcagaggaaggagaagcAGCATCATCACCAGCAGCAGTCGGGCTCCTCGCACCGTTCCAGCTCGTCGTCCTCCGACGTCAACAACCCTTCCCCCATCATCCTGAAGATCcccctggagaaggagaggaacgaTCGCAGCTCCCTAAAGATGCGCTTCCCCCTGGGGACTGgtcctggaggtggtggggggcacAGTGGGGGCAGCAGGGCTCTGGACCCAGACATCAAGGTGCGAATCCGCGTGCCTGAGAAACGAGGAAGCtcaggggaggagggcaagagCAGGGACAAGCACAGAGAGCgctccaaccaccaccaccatcaccaccaccaccatcactccTCCGGTGGGGCTTCCCTCTCGTCTTCCTCCCATAAACACTCATCCGGTGCcagcggagggggagggagcagtAAAAAGGTCCCCAGTGACTCGTCCAGAATGAGCTCTTCTTCCTCGTCTTCTGCGTCTCGAAAGAGGACCCACCCTCAGGAGCCCACTGCGGGCTCTCACACCTCCAAAGCCAGTAAGTCCTCCAGAAACTCCTACCAGCTGCCCTCCCTGTCCTCGTCATCTGGACACGCTCTGGGCCACGGCTCTGACATTTTACCTGCCCTGGGCCTACCCCACCACCCTGGAAACTACTCCCACTCCAAGGGGGAGAAGGCAGACACGAACGGTCACAACATAAGTGGAGGCGGCCAGTCCAATGAGTACCAGGACACGTTTGAGATGCTGAACTCACTGCTGAGTGCTCAAGGGGTTCAGCCTTCCCAGCCTGCCATGTTTGACTATCGCTCACAGTATGGGGAGTACAGGTACAGCGGGAGCTCAAGGGGGGGCAACACGAGACCACCACCTCTACCTGctgaaccccctcccccactgccaCCTTTACCTAAATGAACTCTTTTGAATCAATTGCTATTTAATTGCCATCACAACCATGTTACATAAAGCATTACTCTCATTGATTCTGCGTCCTTTTGGGTGTTGGTGATCAAGATTCTGTGGGGTTCAACTTGACAGCAAAGAAATGTACTTTTTATACATACTTTCAGTTAGGTTTCGTTGTTTTACCATATTTACTTGGGGGGCAATAATGGGActtgaggagaaaaaaaaatgtgcaaaaaaattatttatgaaATGTGTAAATACTATTTTTGATGTTGATCCATTTTGTATCATTAACTCGTGGAATGATGGGACCTGATATTTTAGCCATCCCTTTTTTTGAAGTTAGTTCAGCATTACTCTGAGTGAATAATGTAAActgaaatacatttgctttaCTTCTTACTTGGTAAGTCATGTTAGCAATTTgtcttttttatgtttttaaagTGTGATATTTATCATTAGTAATGAATGCTTATGAGAAAAAGAAACCCTCTTCTAAAGATGGCCTGCTCTTTCTGCTGCATCCTGTTGGGCAGAGAAATAGACTTGTTCTTACACAAGCTTATTTGAAAATGCATGTCTCCAAAGCCATTGTTTTCATTGATTGTTCACGTACTGTAGTCATTGAGGCAtagtttctctccctctgatttgtcaatatattttttttctctgaatTATTTGGTAAACAATGTTGTACAGATATTGTAAAATTACTAAAGTGaacataaaaatatttttacatttgaaaaagTTGCTAAAAAAATCCtgtaaattatttaaaaaaaacgtaacattttttttaaagctataatgtgttgcagtcaTTGTTTTAAATGGTTGTAAAATGTCAATATTCAAATAATTACACTAACGGACCGTTTATACTACATATCTATGTACATAATATTCACAAACAAACCAGTGCAGTATAAAATCTAATGATGGAACTGACTTGTCTTAGGTGTTTTGAAACAGAACTGCTAAGTGTTATTCCCATTATTGTCTAATACTATTGTTGTCTTTGATACATTGAAATATTTCCTAAAAGGTGGTATTAGGTGTGTGAACCTATGTCATGTTCATTGAACAAATCATGATCAAAAAGTAATTTCATTTGATGTCTGCACCACAGTTGTTTTTGGCAATCTGACATGGGCAAAAATGTGTTGCCCTGAACCACCATGTTCCTcctaaaatacaaatacatgaATGAGGATTAGTTTGGTTTGCTGCAGATGGGAATGTGTTGCAGATGGGAATGTGTTTTCTCTGACATAAATGAATGACCACAATAAAGCTGATGTAGCTAATATGAACGTAGAAAGATGTCACTAATGCAGTTCAATGACGTCACTCATGCGAATCAACGCAAAATCACATTGCTCCCTCTGTTTCCCACCACGAGCTGCAAAGCTCCAAGTTTGACATGTCCATCATCTTAGTGTTTTTTAGCGGTACCACATAAACTCTCAGGTCTGGAAATGAATCATTTGGGGTGTTTCTTGTTTTAATGAGCTTAAGGTCTGCGTTGTTTTGGTGAACACTGTTCTTTTTGTAATGTGGTTGATATAATCccatgtcaataaatattttaaaatgaaatgtCCCAACGTATGGCCGTTTTCATCAAGTGCACATGTCGAGTTACGTTTTAATAGACAGACAAATTACGCCAATCGTGTTTATGTTACCTACAGCTCAACGCCAATCAAATGACGAACGGGGCGGGTTCAATGTTTCAATGCAGTAGAAGCAGGCTCTGGTAGAAGCGCAGCAGACATACGCAGTGCTTCGCGAGCCTGGCACAGCGAAACAAGGAACCTGAGGTAAGGCTGCGTTGATGTATCAACTGAAAATGTGGTTAGTGTAGCCGGTCTTTGACATGGTCTTATTTTAATTTCACTATAATCTGACCACGTGAAATATACGAAGAAATAACAGATTTGAACGAGAAAAAATGGTTAGCTTAATGCTAGAGGTAGGTAGCTTGTGCAAAACAAAGATGGCGGAGCTAGGCTAACATGCTAGCTTTCTCTGACGTTGCACTAAATGGGCGGACTGATCTGAAAGTGGCGCGTGATAGGGTTGTTCTGCGGTGACTAATCAGCAATGGAAAGCTGACTTCATCTGGTTTATTGTGGCCATGTGTTATCAACTGACTACCATACTGACTAATCAAACTACTAAGacgtttgttaaaaaaaaaaagtaaattaCGCAATTCAGGATGCAAGTGTGATGACTACCTAGTGTGCTTAAAGCCGCAGTAGAGGGTCAGGTGTTGCCAGCTGTCACAACATATGAAGGTCTACCGCATTGAGTTGTGTATTTTAAATCAATAGAACCGGATTCGCCCATGAACTTTCTTACACTCACACAACCTGCATGGAATTTGTCATACGGTTCTAACACTTGCGAAAAAAACGTTCTCCTCAGTAAGATAATCTTGTGGTCAGTCAGTGATATCGTTTTTGTCCCTCCTCCAGGATCAGTGATGAACAGGATACGAATCCATGTTTTGCCGTCGAGCAGGGGCAGGGTGACCCAGGCTAGCCGCCCCCAAGAGCCCCAGGCCTGCTCCTTCACCCAGAGGCCCTGCTCCCAGCCCCGCCTGGAGGGCCTGGAGCTCTGCATCAAACACATCCTGGAGGACAAGAATGCCCCCTTTAAACAGTGCAGCTACGTCTCCAACAAGAATGGCAAACGCTGCCCCAACGCAGCCCCCAAAGTAGAGAAGAAAGATGGGTGAGTTCATCTGGAGGGTGTTTGCCCTTTTACCTAGATTGTTTTGGGAGATTGGGCCTCAGAAGTATTCTGGCTTGAGTTTAGTGAAGCCAAGTAGAGGTCAATCAAAATCGCATGTGTTCATCCATGCATTCATGTGCTACAAATGAGTTCCTACGAGATGGTTTGGTACACAGCGAGTAAGTCAAGTGTCTCTTGCTCTCCATCTGATGCCCCGCTCTTCCATCAGGGTGACGTTCTGTGCCGAGCACGCCCGCAGGAACGCCATGGCCCTCCAGGCTCAGATCAGGAAGTCGTCCTCTGGTCCCTCCCCGGAGGCCCTGCTCGCCCAGCTCAGCGGGTACAGCCGTGCCGACCCACATGGCCTGGACGTGGGACGGAGTGAAGCCAGCCGCATTCTAGGTTCCAGCATTTCTGTCTGTCAAACGTTAGGTTTTATGACCTCAGGACATCTGTCACAACCAAAGATCAAGTTCAGATGCGTTTGCTGGTGTCATCATATTGTCTGCCGCAGCATGTCATCTATTGGTACAGAGTTGCtgatggtgtgcgtgtgtgcgtgtgtgcgtgtgtgcgtgtgtgtgtgtgtgtagatgaggaCAGCTGGAGTGAAGAGGAGCAGACCCCCCTGGTACTGGACCAGACGTGGAGAGGAGACCCTGACAGTGAGGCTGACAGCGTTGACAGCGATCACGAGGATCCTCTCAAGTAAGACAATCTCTCCCCAAGGGTCAGTTCATACTCGccacaagtacatttacgtaaCTTGAAGGGCAGGGGGACTTAAGAAGCTCTGCTAAGAGGAGCTACCCTGGCAGCCTGTCAACGTTCAAATCCCACTAGGCTGCACAGTGCCTTGCTGTAACACTATAGAGCATTTATCTGTGGAAGTTCCATCGTTGGGGGACATTTGATCTCTAGATGTTTGTGTTATAGAAATCTCCCTTCCTCTTGATACCAAAAGACATACTAGTGTCTATTGTCGAAGGATTTTTATTTACCAACCTGCTGACTGCAGAAATATGAAGTCAAGCACAGCTTGACCTATTGCAGCCAGCAGGAAACCCTTGGTGGACTTGGGGATCATTATTTGTTCATAGCATCAGTTATCACAACCTTATGGCAGAACCATTTCAAGTGACACTAAGGAATTATTTTACAGGATTTTGAATAGCTATATTTATTGTTTAGTCTGGATTTAGACAACAAAAGCATGACCCAATAATTTTAATGTGTTTTATAAAGGGTAAACAACCATGCCACCTGGTGGCCACTGAAAGACATGTTGTTGTATGAATGGCATGCAGGGACTGCAACTAGCCTGGAAGCCAGACCAGTCTGCAAGCTTATATTTATTTGCTCTGTCAAAATGGTCTGGCCATCCTCTCATGCAAGCACATTTCCTTCCGGCATGGAAAGTGTGGGTCCAACCTGTCATACCTGTTCATCTGATTTGAGATTAGTTTGATAAAATGACTAAACAGGCTGCATCGTAGAGGTATTCTGTAAACAATCAAGATGACATCTTCTCACTCTGGTTGGTTGTATCTATAACATTTTATCATTTGGTGTGCGCCCGTTGATGAGCGCCCCTTTGGGAAACCAAACTGAAACTGAGGTTTCAGATTAATATGCATTTGTGAATTGGTCAGGCGATGCCAGGCTTGAATCAGgccacacctgattcaaataaatggctcATTATCAAGctatgcagaagcctgataacgagcgttcatttgaatcaggtgtgtttgagcagggaaacatctaaaacatcaggggtctcatttataaacgttgcttacgcacaaaacgggctgaaaatgtgcatacGCCGCttcccacgcaaaggttgtgatttataaaaaacaaacttgatggGAGTATGTGTGGTCCTCCATGCAAACTCTGTCCCcatgcgtaggcctacgcacaatTTGGAGAAAGGGGAATTGgtgacgcagatgaccgtactgtcaaactgcagaaagtaaatgtgggaagaacattacttttaatatttatatattttgttttcctcacacacgtttttttcactccatttcatggagttatttgcgcttgtactgagtgataattgttccatatacaccttgtacaatccaactggAATTTGAAATCAAAATTCAGAGCTGTCAGATTGTCCACGACaagagtgcaggagggggagattccccgactgcttggatacaggataacatcacatatcctaccctTAGATAAGTGCAGAACACAGgttataactaaatatatttcttaatactgtgcaaatatcctcatatgccaaaaactggaaatacagttgttAACCTCCCGTGCAATtgctacactctacgtcctcgttatcagtccagacttcaaTAGACAACTGTTCATAACATaaagcttttgttttcaaattgtatctcgactccgGGTATCGTCTGGCACAGTTAACgccactcgca of the Hypomesus transpacificus isolate Combined female chromosome 18, fHypTra1, whole genome shotgun sequence genome contains:
- the ccnt1 gene encoding cyclin-T1 isoform X1, with translation MAASFPSPSATNNNKWYYTREQIENSPSRRAGLDPDKELSYRQQAANLLQDMGQRLNVSQLTINTAIVYMHRFYMVQSFTRFHRNVIAPATLFLAAKVEEQPRKLEHVIKVTHACLNPQDPSPDIRSDAYLQQAQDLVILESIILQTLAFEITIDHPHTHVVKCTQLVRVVPASKDLAQTSYFMATNSLHLTTFCLQYSPPIVACVCIHLACKWSNWEIPVSTDSKHWWEYVDPTVTLELLDELTHEFLQILEKTPSRLKRIRNWKAAGQTVKGKSKVQDDGDQTDAMMSMISMASSESTLAGLMSLSAPASSSSSMDDTDRGTAGSAQHWQAGGKADPQQANHELHAPAKVSLSEYRAKHADVLAAQKRKLENMEASVKRDYATAAQALIGQQRKEKQHHHQQQSGSSHRSSSSSSDVNNPSPIILKIPLEKERNDRSSLKMRFPLGTGPGGGGGHSGGSRALDPDIKVRIRVPEKRGSSGEEGKSRDKHRERSNHHHHHHHHHHSSGGASLSSSSHKHSSGASGGGGSSKKVPSDSSRMSSSSSSSASRKRTHPQEPTAGSHTSKASKSSRNSYQLPSLSSSSGHALGHGSDILPALGLPHHPGNYSHSKGEKADTNGHNISGGGQSNEYQDTFEMLNSLLSAQGVQPSQPAMFDYRSQYGEYRYSGSSRGGNTRPPPLPAEPPPPLPPLPK
- the ccnt1 gene encoding cyclin-T1 isoform X2, with translation MAASFPSPSATNNNKWYYTREQIENSPSRRAGLDPDKELSYRQQAANLLQDMGQRLNVSQLTINTAIVYMHRFYMVQSFTRFHRNVIAPATLFLAAKVEEQPRKLEHVIKVTHACLNPQDPSPDIRSDAYLQQAQDLVILESIILQTLAFEITIDHPHTHVVKCTQLVRASKDLAQTSYFMATNSLHLTTFCLQYSPPIVACVCIHLACKWSNWEIPVSTDSKHWWEYVDPTVTLELLDELTHEFLQILEKTPSRLKRIRNWKAAGQTVKGKSKVQDDGDQTDAMMSMISMASSESTLAGLMSLSAPASSSSSMDDTDRGTAGSAQHWQAGGKADPQQANHELHAPAKVSLSEYRAKHADVLAAQKRKLENMEASVKRDYATAAQALIGQQRKEKQHHHQQQSGSSHRSSSSSSDVNNPSPIILKIPLEKERNDRSSLKMRFPLGTGPGGGGGHSGGSRALDPDIKVRIRVPEKRGSSGEEGKSRDKHRERSNHHHHHHHHHHSSGGASLSSSSHKHSSGASGGGGSSKKVPSDSSRMSSSSSSSASRKRTHPQEPTAGSHTSKASKSSRNSYQLPSLSSSSGHALGHGSDILPALGLPHHPGNYSHSKGEKADTNGHNISGGGQSNEYQDTFEMLNSLLSAQGVQPSQPAMFDYRSQYGEYRYSGSSRGGNTRPPPLPAEPPPPLPPLPK